In one Staphylococcus lutrae genomic region, the following are encoded:
- a CDS encoding FAD-dependent monooxygenase: MKIGIIGAGIGGLTAAIMLQEQGHDVVIYEKNDAIREMGAGIGIGDNVIQLLGSHDLAKGIKNAGQVLEELRILDDRGQLLNALVLNETQTNVTLERQVLVDILKSYIDDTIIHFNHEVTDVESHQTNATIHFKQHQSVKVDMVIGADGIHSRVRTTVQPKSKVLYQGYTCFRGIVDDMDLLKPIAEEYWGKKGRFGIVPLLNGRVYWFATINAKARDARFKNFNKPHLQAYFNHFPDPVRKVLALQSETEILHHDIYDLKPISQFVYEQRIVLLGDAAHATTPNMGQGAGQAMEDAVVLANVLKKYSDLDRALQRYQRLRVKHTQKIIKKSRKIGEIAQKSNGMTMSVRNRLLRMMPKWVMARQTRLLYRGKKE; the protein is encoded by the coding sequence ATGAAAATTGGGATTATAGGTGCTGGCATTGGGGGATTAACCGCTGCGATAATGCTTCAAGAACAGGGCCATGATGTCGTGATTTATGAAAAAAACGATGCAATACGTGAAATGGGTGCAGGTATTGGTATTGGGGATAATGTCATTCAACTTTTAGGTTCACACGATTTAGCTAAAGGGATTAAAAATGCAGGTCAAGTCCTAGAAGAATTACGTATTTTAGATGATCGAGGCCAATTATTAAATGCACTCGTGTTGAATGAAACACAAACCAATGTGACGCTTGAAAGACAAGTGCTAGTCGATATTTTAAAATCATATATTGACGACACCATCATCCATTTCAATCATGAAGTGACAGATGTGGAAAGCCACCAAACGAATGCAACCATTCATTTTAAGCAGCATCAATCTGTAAAAGTCGATATGGTCATCGGTGCAGATGGGATTCACTCACGTGTGCGCACAACCGTACAGCCGAAAAGTAAAGTCCTTTATCAAGGGTACACATGTTTTAGAGGTATCGTAGACGACATGGACTTGTTGAAACCCATTGCTGAAGAATATTGGGGGAAAAAAGGGAGGTTTGGTATCGTCCCATTATTAAACGGTCGTGTATATTGGTTTGCTACGATTAATGCAAAAGCCCGAGATGCGCGCTTTAAAAACTTTAATAAACCACATCTGCAAGCTTACTTCAATCATTTTCCTGACCCCGTTAGAAAAGTTTTAGCTTTACAATCTGAAACAGAAATTTTACATCATGATATCTATGATTTAAAACCAATATCTCAGTTTGTATACGAACAGCGTATTGTGTTGTTAGGAGATGCGGCACATGCGACGACGCCGAATATGGGGCAAGGTGCTGGTCAAGCGATGGAAGATGCAGTTGTATTAGCCAACGTATTGAAGAAGTACTCGGATCTGGATCGTGCATTGCAACGTTATCAGCGTTTGCGTGTGAAACATACACAAAAAATCATTAAGAAATCCCGTAAAATCGGGGAAATCGCACAAAAATCAAATGGAATGACGATGAGCGTGAGAAATCGGCTCCTCCGTATGATGCCGAAATGGGTCATGGCAAGACAAACCCGTTTGTTGTATCGTGGAAAAAAAGAGTAA
- a CDS encoding N-acetylglucosaminidase: MKRSRQIKPLKVIIFLLIVLFTILFLVNETSLFKNDKTHTFDEAVAMQTHGEALHTKSQDNRFVSASQMEVKRAMQINRDDSDLMYMDLSERVEMSEAEVNAMLKGKGILEGRGKTFLAAQDQYEVNVIYLVSHALLETADGHSELAKGIRSGKQHYYNFFGIGAFDSNAIKTGTSYAQQADWDSPDKAIMGGAKFIRAQYFEQGQLSLYQMRWNPKSPATHQYASDIDWPSKIAQRMEKYYKTYGIKKDDIRKDLYK, translated from the coding sequence ATGAAACGATCGCGTCAAATCAAACCGTTAAAAGTCATTATTTTTTTGTTAATTGTGCTATTTACGATTTTGTTTTTGGTCAATGAGACATCTCTCTTTAAAAATGATAAAACGCATACGTTTGATGAAGCTGTTGCCATGCAAACACACGGTGAAGCATTACATACAAAATCGCAAGACAATCGTTTCGTTAGTGCCTCTCAAATGGAAGTCAAGCGAGCGATGCAAATCAATCGAGATGATTCTGATTTGATGTATATGGACCTTTCTGAACGCGTTGAAATGTCAGAAGCAGAAGTCAATGCGATGTTGAAAGGGAAAGGGATTTTAGAAGGGCGTGGTAAAACATTTTTAGCAGCCCAAGATCAATATGAAGTGAATGTTATTTATTTAGTGAGCCATGCTTTACTCGAGACAGCTGATGGGCATTCTGAATTGGCTAAAGGGATTCGCAGTGGAAAGCAGCATTATTACAACTTCTTTGGAATTGGTGCATTTGACAGCAATGCGATAAAAACGGGAACAAGTTATGCACAACAAGCCGATTGGGATTCACCAGATAAAGCGATTATGGGTGGTGCAAAATTCATTAGAGCGCAATATTTTGAGCAAGGTCAGTTAAGTTTATATCAAATGCGATGGAATCCAAAAAGTCCAGCGACGCATCAATATGCGAGCGACATAGATTGGCCGAGTAAAATTGCGCAACGTATGGAAAAGTATTATAAAACATACGGAATTAAAAAAGATGATATCAGAAAAGATTTATACAAGTAG
- a CDS encoding DUF1641 domain-containing protein: MAERISKIKRIQKSEAEIKAENIAQVTDAIAENKDSLLKAIDLIRTLDDAKILDALTAAVKQRGVITEKMTTELNKAQYAGAIHNMGQLFFLLGDLQIDELRILLNKVNQGLRVANQASPNARTSVTGLMRVLKDEEMNRSLTYFLNMLKGMSRE, translated from the coding sequence ATGGCTGAACGTATATCGAAAATTAAACGCATCCAAAAGTCTGAAGCGGAAATTAAAGCAGAAAATATCGCACAGGTGACAGATGCCATTGCAGAAAATAAAGATAGCCTATTAAAGGCGATTGATTTGATTCGCACATTAGATGATGCGAAAATTTTAGATGCATTGACTGCAGCAGTGAAGCAACGAGGTGTCATTACAGAAAAGATGACAACGGAGTTAAATAAAGCACAATATGCAGGTGCGATTCATAATATGGGCCAACTTTTCTTTTTGTTAGGAGATTTGCAAATAGACGAGTTGCGCATATTGTTAAACAAAGTGAATCAAGGCTTGCGCGTAGCCAATCAAGCGAGTCCAAATGCACGAACATCAGTCACAGGTTTGATGCGTGTGCTGAAGGATGAGGAGATGAATCGTAGTTTGACATACTTTTTAAATATGTTGAAGGGGATGTCACGCGAATAG